The Vulpes lagopus strain Blue_001 chromosome 6, ASM1834538v1, whole genome shotgun sequence genome has a segment encoding these proteins:
- the LOC121493273 gene encoding 28S ribosomal protein S36, mitochondrial, with translation MMGSKMASASRVVQVVKPHTPLIRFPDRRDNPKPNVSEVLRSAGLPSHSSSISQHSKGSKSPDLLMHHGPPDTAEIIKTLPQKYRRKLVSQEEIEFIQRGGPE, from the coding sequence ATGATGGGCAGCAAGATGGCGTCCGCCAGCCGGGTCGTTCAGGTAGTCAAGCCACATACACCATTAATAAGGTTCCCTGACAGAAGAGACAATCCTAAACCTAATGTATCAGAAGTTTTGAGATCAGCAGGACTACCATCTCATTCTTCTTCAATTTCACAGCATTCTAAGGGAAGTAAATCACCCGATTTGCTGATGCATCATGGTCCACCAGATACTGCAGAAATCATAAAAACATTACCTCAGAAATACAGAAGGAAACTTGTGTCTCaagaagaaattgaatttatcCAACGTGGAGGTCCGGAATAA